CCATGCCGTCGACCGACATGCCGGGGATCCGGAACGCGGTGCCGCGGCGGTGGAAGTGAGTCTCGGCCGAGCCACGCTTGACCGCGGTGCCCATGGCGTAGCCGTTGTTCTCGATCACGAAGATGATCGGCAGCTTCCACAGGGCAGCCATGTTGAAGCTCTCGTAGACCTGGCCCTGGTTGGCCGCGCCATCGCCGAAGTAGGCCATCGCGACGCCGCCGTCTTCACGGTACTTGTGCGCGAAGGCGAGGCCTGCGCCCAGCGAGACCTGCGCACCGACGATGCCGTGCCCGCCGTAGAAGCGATGCTCCACGGAGAACATGTGCATCGAGCCGCCCTTGCCCTTCGAGATGCCGGCTTCACGGCCGGTCAACTCGGCCATGATGACCTTGGGGTCGATGCCGTAGGCAAGCATGTGGCCGTGGTCGCGGTAGCCGGTGATGACCGAGTCCTTCGACCCGTCGAGCGCCGACTGCAGGCCGACGGCAACCGCTTCCTGACCGATGTAGAGATGGCAGAAGCCGCCGATCAGGCCCAGGCCGTAAAGCTGGCCGGCCTTTTCCTCGAAGCGGCGGATCAGCAGCATCTGCTCGTAAAAGTGGAGCAATTGTTCCTTGGAAGGTTCGTAACGCTTGTCAGCGTCCAGAGCGGCCTGGAGGCTGTGCAGCGCGAAATCCTCGTCCGTTGAGGCGTCTGCGACAGTGGCCGTTTCGGCTACCGGAGTCTTTGCTTTGGGCAACGCTTGCTTCCCATCGTTGGTGCGATCGTTCGGAAGGGCGGTATAGGAACGCCGCTCGAAAAGAGAAAGCGCGGACGGTCGAAATCAGCCTGCGAACGTGGACTTTTTTGCAACTAGACTTGCAAAAATCGGTATTGTTACGCGCCGTTCACGACACCGACACGCGCCCTTATCACGGCAGTTGCATCACCATCTCGTCCGGACGCGCGACATTGAGATGGCTACGAACCAGCTCACCCGCAAGGTCGGGATCCATGTTCTGCGGATTGAGCAGAGCGACACGATTTTTGAGACGGTCACGCTCAGCCTGCAGATCGACCAGCTTGGCGCGGCGTTCTTCGAGGAGGTGCTGATTCTCACCCCAGGCGAGAAGGCCACTTGGCCCGGCGACGCAGTAGAGGCCCATGAGCAACAGCACGGCAAAGGCAAGGCCCTGCACGAGTCGCTCTCTGGCAATGTTCGCTTCCTGTCGCACGGTCCGCATAGCTTTATAGAATCACAAGTGATTCGTCGTTTCAAGTCCAATTGTTACTGGATTTC
The DNA window shown above is from Novosphingobium sp. P6W and carries:
- the pdhA gene encoding pyruvate dehydrogenase (acetyl-transferring) E1 component subunit alpha, with the translated sequence MPKAKTPVAETATVADASTDEDFALHSLQAALDADKRYEPSKEQLLHFYEQMLLIRRFEEKAGQLYGLGLIGGFCHLYIGQEAVAVGLQSALDGSKDSVITGYRDHGHMLAYGIDPKVIMAELTGREAGISKGKGGSMHMFSVEHRFYGGHGIVGAQVSLGAGLAFAHKYREDGGVAMAYFGDGAANQGQVYESFNMAALWKLPIIFVIENNGYAMGTAVKRGSAETHFHRRGTAFRIPGMSVDGMDVLEVRKAAEIALEYVRGGNGPVLMELNTYRYRGHSMSDPAKYRSREEVQDVREKRDPIEHAKTELMGMGVTEESLKELDKRVRSQVAQSADFAENSPEPVASELYTDVLVESY
- a CDS encoding septum formation initiator family protein, which codes for MRTVRQEANIARERLVQGLAFAVLLLMGLYCVAGPSGLLAWGENQHLLEERRAKLVDLQAERDRLKNRVALLNPQNMDPDLAGELVRSHLNVARPDEMVMQLP